In the Parashewanella tropica genome, CTTGTATTTCTGATATCCAAGGTAACGGCTCTCAGAGCTCACCCTACGTGATTCAGAACAATACTCAGTATTGCAATTTGCAAATTCCAGCAGGATCGACCACTTATTTTGTATATCAAAACCCTGCTGAAGCTATGGGAGTGTTTGAATTGCTTTATGACGATAATGGCAGTCATGGAGCTATATCGGGACATATTGAGCAATCAGGTAAATGGCTCTCTACGCCATATAATATAATACCGTCAAAAAATGATGGCTCAGTTCCAAACTTTGAATATTATTCGATATCTCCCATGAAATCTGGGAAATGGATTATGACAGTAAGTGCCGATAAATCAGGCCCGCTTACTCATGCTAGTTTTAGTGCTTTTGTATTTTATGGGCAGCCAGATAATCCATATCAGCTAAATTTCGCTCACAAGCCCCATAGTACAACGCAATAATCGACAATACATCTCGGAAGGCTTTTATTTTTTAATAAAAGCCTTCATTGAACTCTTATATTAAACCGCAATAACTTCTCTTAAGCGATCTTGCACCGCTTCAACTAAAGCATCTGGTTGAAATTTAGAAATAAAGCGGTTGAAGCCAACTTTTTCTGCCAAAGCATTATTAAAGCTGCCGCTTAAAGAAGTATTGAGTACGACATGTAAATTTTTGAGATTTTCATCTGAACGGATTTCATGCACCAGTTTGTAGCCATCCATCTCTGGCATTTCAGCATCACTGATCATCATTAGAATTTCATCAGTTACACGCTTGCCTTCCTGTTGCCACCTTTTAAGCATGTTTAGTGCTTGGAGCCCGTCTGAAGCCTCAAGAACTTCGATTCCTAATGGTGTTAAGGTTTCGACAATCAAGTTCCTAGCTGTTGCAGAGTCATCAACAACAAACACCTTCCTACCATACATTTCTTCAACAAGTTGATTATCTAGTACTTCTTTGGAAACAGAAACATCATACGAAATAATCTCAGCAAGTACTTTTTCAACGTCAATGATTGATACCAAGCGATTGCTCCCTTGGTGATCAACTCTTGTAATCGCTGTCAGGTAACTATTTTTTCCTACTGATTTTGGTGGAGGCAGGATATCTTCCCATGTCATGTTGATGATATGTTCAACATCCCCAACTAAGAAACCTTGTACCGTTCTGTTGTACTCGGTAATGATGAGATTAGGGTTTTGATGTTCTGGTAAGTGGGTAAAACCAATAGCCTTACGTAAATCGATAACGGGTATCGGCACACCACGAATGGTTGCAACCCCTTCAATATGTGGATGACTTCCAGGCAAAGAACTTAATTGAGGAAGCTTAACGACTTCTCGCACCTTGAACACATTAATTGCAAACAATTGAGTAGCATTGATTTTAAATAATAATAGTTCTAGGCGATTTTTACCCACCAACTTTGTACGTTGATCGACACTGGTTAATACGTTCGACATCTACTTCTCTGGCTTATCATTTTATTATTAATTATTTATCGGGCAGTCTATTGCGAACTTTAGAGTTACCCTACTTTTCGAGCCAAAATTCTACCAGAAAAATTATATAGTTGTTTATCTTCAATGATTTCAAAGCCAGAATGGAGTAACTGTGCCTTTAGCTCTTGATGATCAAAGCGATTAGTTTGCGGATGCTCAAAAAACACATTGGCTAATGGATTACAAATGGCTTTACGATACAAATCTTCAATTACGAAATAGCCCCTAGGTTTCAATACGCGATTCACTTCAACTACTGCCTGCTGCCAGTTAGGAATATGATGGAAAACCGCAAATTCGAACACCATATCAAATTGTTCATCTTCAAATGGCAACTGCTCCGCATCAGCCTGTTGGATGAGTATCTCATCAGAACCTTTAAAGCGCTTTTGAGTTGCATATACCATCTCATCATCAAAATCAACGGCTGTGATATGAGCAGGGTTTAAATGTCGCCTGATTAGTTCAACACCATTACCAAAACCACAGCCAATTTCTAGTACTGAACTTGGCGTTTGCGGTGGGCGAGCAAACATCGACATCAATCTAGGCATTTCAATATGATTTTGAACCCAAAATCGAACTGGATTATTTACGATAAACTTCTCGAATGTGTTTAATTTCATAAAATTATGACTTTTTCCTACATTATCTCACAGTATAACTGGCTCACTGAAAACTAGGGGGGTAAGATATTCGTGAAGCTTCAAAATGCACCTTTTTAAGTTTCATTAAACTATACGCGATAAATAGGAAACGGGATGACTGAAACAACATACTCTTTAGATGACATACGACTTCGTCTTAACGAACTTGACGACGAACTTTTAAGTTTACTTTCTGAGCGTCGTAAGATGAGTCTTGAAGTAGCAAAGAGTAAAGTGCAAACAGCCAAACCCGTACGAGACGCAGTTAGAGAACAACAGCTCTTAGTTAAACTGATCAATGCAGGTAAAGATAAATATGAACTGGATGCCGAGTACATCACTAAACTGTTTCATACCATCATCGAAGATTCTGTATTGTTACAGCAATCCTATTTACAAAATTTAGCGAACCCTGAAACGTGCCGTAAGCCATTAGCAAGAGTCGCTTTTCTTGGCGATAAAGGCTCATATTCGCACTTAGCGAGCCAAGAATATTTCAGTCGTAAGAACACTGATTTGATTGAACTAAATTGCCAGCATTTTAGAGAAATTATCAAAACCGTGGAATCTGGTCATGCCGATTATGGCGTGTTACCGATAGAAAACACCAGTTCAGGTTCAATCAATGAGGTTTATGATCAACTTCAACACACAACATTGTATATAGTGGGTGAATTGACACTTCCGATTGAGCATTGTTTAGTCGCCACTTCCGAAACAAATATTGAAGCGATAACCACCCTATACTCTCACCCACAACCTTATCAACAGTGCAGTGAATTCATTAGTCATCTTGATGACGTAAAAATGGTATCTTGTGCCAGTACTGTGGACGCTATGAATAAGGTAAAAGAGCTAAACAGCACAGATACAGCCGCAATAGGCAACGCTTCGACAGCTAAGCTTTATGGGTTACAACCAATTAAAGGCAATATTGCCAACCAAACAGAAAACCATACTCGCTTCATTGTTGTAGCTCGTAAGCCTGTAGAAGTTTCTTCACAAATTCCAGCGAAAACTACCTTGATAATGTCAACGTCTCAACAAGCTGGCTCTTTAGTTTCTACTCTGCTTGTATTGCAAAAATTTGGCATCAATATGACTAAGTTAGAATCTCGTCCTATTATGGGGAACCCATGGGAAGAGATGTTTTATGTGGATTTAGAAGCTCACTTAAACGATGAAAATATGCAGCAAGCGTTAGCAGAGTTAACTAAGCTAACCACTCATATAAAAGTGCTGGGCTGTTATCCGAGCGAAAATGTAAAGCCTACACAGGTGAGACTGTAATAGGTATCACTTTTCATCAACACAGCACTCAGCTTTTAAAAAATCAATAACCGCATCTAACGTTTGGTATTCTGCAATACAAAACAAGGTGCGGCTTTCTCTTTGTTGACGAAGTAAGCCCGCTGAAATCAAACCGGAAAGATGGTGGGAAAGTGTCGAGCCGGGAATAGACAGACTTTCTTGAATCACGCCAACAGCAATCCCCTTTTCTCCAGCCCTAACCACTTGCTTGTAGATTGCTAATCGAGTTGGATGACCGAGTTCTTTTAACGCTTTAGCAGCGGTTTCAATATTCATAGTGTGATCTCAGTTTAAAATATATTTCCATATTACTAGAAATAACTTGTAATAGCTATGGAACAAATATATATTTCGAACATTCCAGAAATATAGGTTTAAATTATGTTTGATCAAACTTCTGTATACAACACCCTTAACATGTTTGCTTTTCTAGCTATCGAGCTAAGTATTTTGTTTCTTGTGATCAGCTACATCGTAGGAATTCTTCAGGAATATATACCTCCTGCAAAAATTCAAAATATTTTGAGCAGTAAAAATGGAAAAGGTTACATCGTTGCTGGCTTTTTAGGTGCAATTACACCATTTTGCTCATGCTCCACTATTCCTTTTTTAAAAGGGTTAATCCGAGCACAAGCAGGATTTGGCACCATGATGGTATTTCTATTTGCTTCGCCACTTTTGAATCCAATTATCATTGGACTGTTTACCGTAACCTTTGGCTGGAAAGTAGCACTGTTTTATTTTGTTATGGCCATGAGTGTGTCTGTCTTAGCAGGATATTTACTGGAAAAGCTGGGCTTTGAAAAACATATCAAAGCTGAAGCTTATCTTGAGCCTAAAACGGCGCCAAAATGCTGTGGAAGTAAGCCAAAACCCGTTAATAAATGGTCTAAAATTTGGAAAAGTACATGGACGGATTTCAAGAAAGTTCTTCCTTATTTGTTTGGTGGTATTGCCATTGGCTCGATGATTTATGGATTCATGCCTGCTGAATTTGTCGCTAAGTTTGCAAGTTCTGACAATCCATTTGCCATTCCAGTAGCGGCTGTAATTGGTATTCCACTTTACATTCGGGCTGAAGCCGTTATTCCTCTAAGTGCTGCATTAGCCGCAAAAGGTATGGGATTAGGAGCGGTAATGGCATTGATTATTGGTAGCGCTGGTGCCAGCTTAACGGAAGTCGTTCTTTTAAAATCAATATTCAAAAATCAGATCATTATGGCGTTTTTATTTATTGTTATCGCTATGGCCATCAGTGCAGGGTATCTCTATTCACTCGTATTCTGAAGGGGAATTATGAGTGGTTGATCTTTTTAACCACTCATCACCTTCCATTAAGCCCCTGTTGAGTTAATCCATCTGATAATGCAAAAAAGCACTCAGCATAAAAACAAAATGCCTCAAAATAATCCTGATAAAAATACAGTTAATTGTTTAAATTTTCTTAATACTTATCAAACTCACGAAGTCAGTAACCAACCTGAATGGCCTCGGGTTAACTTATTCTCAAATGATCAAATTTTACAATTTTGGCTTAAAACCTTTAACGGAAATTGGGGAACTCAACGCCTAAGCATAATGGGGAAATTCTACGGGAATGAAGGCGTAGAACTAGGTGAACAAGCCAATCAACTCCCTCCTAAATTACAAACTCATGATCGCAACGGAAATCGAATTGATGTAGTCGAGTACAACTCAAGCTACCACCAATTAATGCACTATGCCATTGAGCATAAGATACACGCGCTCCCTTGGACTGACGATAAACAAGGTTCACATGCTGTACGTGCAGCAATGGAGTTTCTTCATATGCAAGCCGATGCTGGCTCTGGCTGCCCGCTCACGATGACCTTTGCTGCAGCGGCAACGTTAAAGCATTGCCCATCCCTTGCTAACATTTGGCTTCCGTTATTACTGTCTAATTCTTACGATGGCTCCGATCGCCCATACTTTGAAAAACAAGGCATCACTATCGGAATGGCCATGACTGAGAAACAAGGCGGTTCTGATGTTAGGCGTAATACCACTTTTGCTTCACCCATCAATAAGCGCGAAAATGGAGCTGCATATTTACTTGTTGGACATAAATGGTTTTGTTCTGCTCCTATGTCTGATGCTTTTTTCGTTCTAGCGCAAACCGACAGCGGATTATCCTGCTTTTTACTTCCGAGATGGACACCAGAAGGTGAAAAAAATCGGTTCCAAATTCAAAGATTAAAAAACAAGTTAGGCAATCATTCTAACGCATCATCCGAAATCGAATATCGCGGCGCATTCGCATGGTTAATCGGAGAAGAAGGTGCTGGTGTAAAAAGCATTATTGATATGGTATCTCTCACTCGCTTTGATTGTATGGTTGGCTCTTCGGCATTAATGCGTTCAGCTTTATCTCATGCCCTTAACTTCACTACTCAAAGGCACGTTTTTAAGTCAGTATTAAGTAAAACTCCACTGATGAAAAATGTATTAGCTGATTTAGCACTTGAATCAGAAGCTGCAACAGCGCTTTCATTTAGAGTCGCTCATGCACTTGATAAGCAAGATATTCCAACTGAAAAAACATTTATTCGATTTGCCACAGCCGTAGGTAAGTATTGGATTTGTAAACGCGCACCACATTTTATCTACGAAGCAATGGAATGCATTGGTGGAATTGGATATATAGAAGACAATTATTTACCCAGACTTTATAGAGAAGCACCAGTAAATGCGATTTGGGAAGGCTCTGGAAACATTCAATGTCTGGATTTGATGAGAGCGATAATGAAACAACCTCAAGATCTAGATAATTTATTAACCTTATTAAAAGGCGCTTCTGGTCGCTACGATAATTTCGATCTCTTTCTTTCAGAATTCATTGATAACAAAGAGTTGATTACTCAAAAAGAGGGGCAATTGAGGAGCGTAATAGATAAACTTGCTAAGTTACTCATAGCGAATACGCTCATTATTTATGGCGAACCTAAAGTTGCAGAAATTTATTGCATGGAAAAGCTAACGTCTTCATGCAGCAACAGCATAGGGACGCTTTCCGAATCTGTAGACTTTGATTTTTTAATTGAAAGGGCTTTATTAATCTAACAGCAACCAAAAAAAAGAGCACTCTAGATAGAGCGCTCTAAATGCTAAAATTTTCGATTAATATCGATTATATGTTAGCCAAAGCTTCTTTACATAGCTCAGTAATCTTATTCCAATCACCTACTTCAATCGCATCTGAAGGTGCGATCCAGCTGCCACCAATACAATCAATAAAGTCTAGCTCAAGGTAGTCTTTATAGTTTTTAGGTGAGATTCCGCCAGTCGGGCAAAAACGAATGTCTTTCGGAAGTGGTCCAGCAAAGGCTTTTAATGTTTTCACACCACCTGAGGCTTCCGCAGGGAAGAATTTTAAGTGCTTATAGCCAAGCTCTAAGGCGGTCATGATTTCAGAAATCGTAGCCACACCAGGGAACATAGGGACGCCAGATTGTGTACCTGCTTTCAATAAGTCAACAGATGCACCGGGAGTAATAATAAACTCTGAACCCGCATCAATCGCTTGTTGAAGCTGCTCTTCATTCAATACGGTACCCGCGCCTACTAATGCTTCAGGCACTTCTTGCTTGATTAGCTTAATTGCTTCTAATGCACATTCAGTTCGTAAGGTAATTTCTAAAACAGAAATACCACCGGCAACTAAAGCTTTTGCTAAAGGAACGGCATGTTCAAGCTTTTTTATCACCATTACAGGAACAACAGGACTGCGTTTAAATACTTCAGCAGGTTGTAAAGACCAATTATTATTTACCATTTTGTGTTCCTTGTATTAATACAATTCATCAACTGCTTGAGTGCAACGTGCACCTGTTTCAGGGCTACTTAAATTACTTCTCAGTGCACTAAATAGCTCGCGACCCATTCCATAGTGAGACTTTCTTAAATCGATGGTTTCTGCTTCACGATTGGATAATTCGTTGTCATCAACCAATAAAGACAATTCACCAGTTGTCGCGTCGATTCTGATCAAATCATCATCTTTGATTTTGGCAATCAAACCACCGTCAATTGCTTCAGGCGTTAAATGAATGGCAGCAGGGACTTTACCTGAAGCACCAGACATGCGACCGTCGGTGAGTAATGCCACACGGAAACCTTTATCTTGCTGAGAGCCTAGCAAAGGGGTGAGTTTGTGAAGTTCAGGCATACCATTGGCTTTTGGTCCCTGCCCTTTTACAACCACAACACAGTCCTTATCTAAACCGCCAGCATCAAAAATAGCTTGAAGCTTGTTTTGATCATCAATCACAACTGCTGGCGCTTCAACAACACGGTTTTCAGGTTGTACGGCAGATACTTTAAGTACAGCGCGACCTAAATTACCTTTCATTAACTTCAAACCGCCATTAGGCTGAAACGGAGACTCAACACCCGTCAACACTTCTTTATCTAGGCTTTCTGTTGGACCATCAACCCAAATTAATTCACCATCGATTAACTTTGGTTCCATGGTGTATTTATTTAGGCCGAAACCAGCAACTGTGTTTACGTCTTCATGCAACAAACCTGCATCCAGTAACTCACGTACTAGATACGCCATACCACCAGCCGCATGGAAGTGGTTTATGTCGGCATGACCGTTTGGATATACACGGGCTAAAAGCGGCACTACATCAGATAATTCAGAAAAATCATCCCAGTTAATGATAATGCCAGCCGCTCTCGCTGCTGCAACAATATGCATGGTTAAGTTGGTAGAGCCACCAGTCGCAAGTAAAGCAACAATGCCGTTGACTAAAGACTTCTCATTAACAATTTCACCGATTGGTGAATATTGAGCACTGTGCTCAGTCAAACGACATACTTGATGCGCAGCTTTAGTGTTTAATGCTGCACGTAGCGGATCATCAGGATTCACAAAAGAAGAACCTGGAAGTTGAAGTCCCATGACTTCTAGCATTAACTGATTTGAGTTAGCCGTACCATAGAAGGTGCAAGTACCCGCACTGTGATATGACTTAGATTCCGCTTCGAGCAGTTCATCACGCCCCACTAGACCTTGAGCGAACTTTTGGCGAACGCGCGCTTTTTCTTTATTTGGAATACCCGACTTCATTGGTCCAGCTGGAACAAACAGCATTGGTAAATGACCAAAACTCAGCGCACCAATTAATAAACCAGGAACAATTTTGTCGCAAATTCCTAGCAATAAAGCACCATCAAACATATTGTGAGATAGACCCACAGCTGATGCCATTGCAATGATTTCACGACTAAGTAAGCTTAACTCCATGCCCGGTTGACCTTGAGTCACACCATCACACATTGCCGGTACACCACCAGCAACCTGAGCAACACTGCCTACTTGATTACAAGCTTTTTTCAGTATTTCAGGGTAATCAGCGTAAGGCTGATGAGCCGAAAGCATGTCATTGTATGCGGTAACAATACCGATATTGGCCTTATTAAATTGCTGTAGCGACGTTTTATCTTCTGAGCTACAAGCTGCAAAGCCATGTGCGAGGTTACCGCAACTTAACGAACTACGATGAACACCTTTTGCTTGTGCATCCTTCAAAGCTGCAAGATAGTTAGCGCGCGTTTCTTTGCTACGCTCAATAATCCTGTCAGTAACGGATTGAATAACTGAATGCATGTTTGCCTCCTACGGGCATATTCAATTTATCATGTTTCTCAATTACCATGCCTGAACAAACAAGCATTCACCGCCTTACTCAAAACAAAGGCTGAAGTACCATAAATTGGAATAGGTAAGCTTGAGAAAATTAACAACTCCAATAAACATCTACTGGGGTTTGAGATTGAGAAAGCACTGCTCGAATCGGCATCTCGCTCACATCGTCACTTCGCTGAGCTTGGCGATACACATCAAGCTTAGACTCACCCACTAAATGTAAAAATACTTGGCGACTAGAAAGGATCCTTGGTTTAGTCAGAGTAATACGCTCATGTGGAGCACTTGTAGGAGTTACTGCAACACAAGTCTTTTCACTTGTGAGCGCATTTTCTAACTCTGACGATGGTGCACATGGGAACCATGAACACGTATGACCATCATTTCCCATACCTAAAATGACAACATCAAACTTGTCTGGGAAATGCTCCAATTTTTCACTGGCTAATGCCGCACCTTCAACAGCCGTTGCGAACATATTTTTAAGACCAGTAAATTTGGCAGATGCTGCTTTATTTTGCAGTAAATGCTCACGCACTAACGCTTCGTTTGAAGCTGAGTCAGTTGCATCAACCCAACGCTCATCTGCAAGCGTGATATATACACTCTGCCAATCAATATTTTTGTTACTCAATAACTTAAAAAGTGCAACCGGCGTTGAACCACCTGAAACGACTAAACTGGCTTTCCCTCGGTTGTCGACACCTTCTTGTAATAAGGTCGCGATTTTGTCAGCAAGTTTTTCTGCCAATTGTGTGGCACTATCAAATGACTTAAATACCGCTTCTTTCATTGTATTCATTCCAATATTTTGTCATTGCAAGAGAGACGAACTCTCTTGCTAGCAATAAGGTTACTCGTCCCAAGAACGACCGTCTTTACTGATCAAAGCGACTGAAGCAACAGGTCCCCATGAGCCCGCAGGGTACGACTTAGGCTTTTCACCAGCGTGATCCCAAGCATCCATAATTCCGTCTACCCACTGCCAAGCTTGTTCAACTTCATCACGGCGAACGAATAAGGCTTGGTTGCCATTCATTGCTTCATGCAATAATCGTTCGTAGGCATCTGCAATACGGTCGTTTTTAAAAGTATCCGAGAAACTTAAATCCAACTTGGTGGTTTGTAAGCGCTGCTTTTGCTCTAGTCCTGGTACTTTATTCATCATCTGAATTTCCACACCTTCATGTGGTTGAAGACGAATAGTCAACTTGTTTGGTGGCAAGTTACGATAGCTATCACGATATAAGTTATGAGGTGGATTTTTAAAGTAAACGACGATTTCTGAACTCTTAAATGGCATACGTTTGCCACTTCTTAAGTAGAATGGCACGCCAGCCCAACGCCAATTATCAATATCGACTCTTAAGGCAACAAAGGTTTCTGTATTTGAATCAACATTTGCCCCTTCTTCTTCCAAATAACCCGGAACCGCTTTTCCTTCTAAGAAACCTGCACTGTATTGTCCACGAACTGTATTTTCATAAACATTATCTGAATTGATACGACGTAATGATTTCAGTACTTTTACTTTTTCATCACGAATGCTGTCAGCATCTAAATCTACAGGTGGATCCATTGCAACTAAGGTAAGGATCTGTAACAAATGGTTTTGGATCATGTCGCGCATCTGACCCGCTTTATCAAAGTAGCCCCAACGCCCTTCGATACCTACGGCTTCAGCAACGGTAATTTGCACATGATCAATCGTGCGGTTATCCCATTTCGAAGCAAAAAGAGAATTGGCAAAACGAAGTGCAATCAGGTTTTGAACCGTTTCTTTACCAAGGTAATGGTCGATACGATAAATTTGAGATTCGTTAAAATAAGTAGAAACTTGGTCGTTGATGACTTTTGAACTTTCAAGATCATTACCAATTGGTTTCTCTAAAACCACTCGAGTTTCAGAGTTGATCAACTGCTGCTCGTTTAGGCAACGACAGATATCACCGAATAGGAAAGGAGGCGTTGCAAAATAATTGACCATAACTCGTTTATTGAGATCAATTATGTCATGAAATTTCTCGTAACTTTCAGAATTGGTAAATTCAGCGCCAATATAAAAGCAACGCTCAATAAACCTTGCTAAAGTGTCTTCACAAAGGTCTTCTTTTACAAATGTTTTAAGCGCTTCGGTAACGCGCTGATGGTATTCATCTTGACTAAAATCGTCTTTAGCAACACCAATAACCCTTGTATCTTCAGCCAGTAAATTCGCTTTATCTAGCTGATATAAAGAAGGCAATAGTTTTCGTCTTGCTAAATCGCCTTTAGTACCAAACAATACAAAATCACAAGCTTTAGCATCTGAGCTTTTTTTACTCATCACCAACCACACTCCTTTCAATATCTGTGACACTTGCCAGAGAAAATTGGCAAATCCTCACACAATTTTGTTGTAATATAACAACAGAACCGAACAAATGCACCTGCAAATTGAAAAAATGCAAGATTTATCATGTAGCCAGTTCTGATCAAAATCTGGTATTCTTTTTGTTCATTAATTACTGTAGTTATAAAAATCTTTTCAGATTTGATACAAAAAGTTACGCGCATGCTACCAAGCACAATTATTTGTTATTGGTATAACAGTTCATTTCAGGGAAGAACATATAGTTAAATCAATATAGATTGGCTGCATTGAAAGCACTAATTTATGTCGATTTAGCTATAGAATTATTACAACTTATATAGAGCGGACACATATAGCATGAACACCCTAGAAAAAGTTCAAAACAGTCTAATCCACTTTAGTAAATCAGAGCGTAAAGTTGCTGAAGTAATTTTAGCTTCGCCTCAAACGGCCATTCACTCAAGCATAGCAACCTTAGCCAAAATGGCAGATGTAAGTGAGCCAACGGTCAACCGCTTTTGCCGCCGCCTAGACACTAAAGGATTCCCTGACTTTAAACTGCACCTAGCCCAGAGTCTGGCTAATGGTACACCTTATGTAAGTCGACATGTAGAAGAAGATGACTCAGCTGATTCATATACCACCAAAATCTTTGAATCATCAATGGCTTCTTTAGATTTAGCTCGTCAAAGCCTTGATATGAATGCGATCAACCGCGCCGTTGATATCCTTACTCAAGCTAAAACCATTTCATTCTTTGGTCTTGGTGCATCTTCGTCTGTTGCTCACGATGCTCAAAACAAGTTTTTCCGCTTCAATGTGCCTGTTATTTGCTTCGATGATGTATTAATGCAGCGTATGAGCTGTATCAACTGCAATGATGGTGATGTTGTTGTACTTATCTCGCACACAGGGCGTACTAAATCTCTTATTGAAATCGCTAAGCTTGCCCGTGAAAATGGAGCCGCCGTTATCGGCATTACAGCTCGTAATTCACCATTATCACTTGAGTGTACTTTAGCGGTTACTATGGAAGTTGGCGAAGATACTGATGTCTTTCTACCAATGGCATCTCGCTTGGCTCAACTGGTTGTAGTTGACGTACTATCAACCGGCTTTATGTTACGCCGAGGCCCACGCTTTAGAGACAACCTAAAACGTGTAAAAGAAGTATTAAAAGAATCACGAATCAACAAAGATTTGACCGAATAGTTCAAATTATGACAGAAGTTCGACCTGGACTTCTGTCATTTATTCTCAAAAAATTTTGTGTTTGCTCACAAAAAATTCTTTTCATCCTCTCATTTTGGTGTAACTTTCCTACATTACAATCAGAACTTTGGTAAAATAATTCAAAATTATTCGAGATGCAGGCTTTCAAGATTGTACCCAACGCCACGATTTTGAATATTTGCATGTCGAATAGTTTTTACTTTTAACCTAAAACATCAGTTAGCTACGTTTTCAAGTGAAAACGTTTTAGGTTTAACAGAATTCTTTCATAAATTTGATCCATTAACGGAGTTTCTCATGTTCCGCAGAACTAAGATCGTTACCACCCTTGGCCCAGCTACTGACCGCGATGACAATTTGCGCAAAATCATTGCAAAAGGTGCAAACGTTGTTCGTCTAAACTTCTCTCACGGCTCACCAGAAGACCATTTAAAACGAGCGACTGATGTAAGAAATATCGCTAAAGAACTTGGTGTTAACGTGGCTATTTTAGGTGACTTACAAGGCCCTAAGATTCGTGTTTCTACCTTTAAAGACAACAAAAAAGTCCAACTAGATCTTGGTCAGCCTTTCGTTCTTGATGCAGAGCTTGCAAAAGGTGAAGGTGATGAAAACCATGTTGGTATCGACTATAAAGAACTTCCAGATGACGTAAACATTGGTGACATCTTGATGCTTGACGATGGCCGCGTTCAATTACGTGTTGAAAAAGTTGAAGGTCGTAAAGTTCACACTACCGTTACTGTTGCCGGTCCTCTTTCAAACAACAAAGGTATCAACAAGCAAGGTGGTGGTCTTTCTGCTGCTGCACTTACTGACAAAGATAAAGCTGACATCATCACTGCAGCTGAAATCAAAGTTGATTATCTAGCCGTTTCTTTCCCACGCACAGGCGCTGACTTAGACTATGCTCGCCGCCTAGTTAACGAAGCGGGTCACAACCCAATGATCGTTGCTAAAGTTGAACGTGCAGAAGCCGTTGAAACTCAAGAAGCTATGGATGATGTGATCAAAGCGTCTGACGTTGTAATGGTTGCTCGTGGTGACTTAGGTGTTGAAATCGGTGATGCAGCTCTTGTTGCTGTTCAAAAGAAACTGATCCAACGTTCTCGTCAGTTAAACAAGGTAGTTATCACTGCGACTCAAATGATGGAGTCAATGATCACTAGCCCAA is a window encoding:
- a CDS encoding ArsR/SmtB family transcription factor, whose amino-acid sequence is MNIETAAKALKELGHPTRLAIYKQVVRAGEKGIAVGVIQESLSIPGSTLSHHLSGLISAGLLRQQRESRTLFCIAEYQTLDAVIDFLKAECCVDEK
- a CDS encoding chemotaxis protein CheV, producing MSNVLTSVDQRTKLVGKNRLELLLFKINATQLFAINVFKVREVVKLPQLSSLPGSHPHIEGVATIRGVPIPVIDLRKAIGFTHLPEHQNPNLIITEYNRTVQGFLVGDVEHIINMTWEDILPPPKSVGKNSYLTAITRVDHQGSNRLVSIIDVEKVLAEIISYDVSVSKEVLDNQLVEEMYGRKVFVVDDSATARNLIVETLTPLGIEVLEASDGLQALNMLKRWQQEGKRVTDEILMMISDAEMPEMDGYKLVHEIRSDENLKNLHVVLNTSLSGSFNNALAEKVGFNRFISKFQPDALVEAVQDRLREVIAV
- a CDS encoding acyl-CoA dehydrogenase family protein, with translation MPQNNPDKNTVNCLNFLNTYQTHEVSNQPEWPRVNLFSNDQILQFWLKTFNGNWGTQRLSIMGKFYGNEGVELGEQANQLPPKLQTHDRNGNRIDVVEYNSSYHQLMHYAIEHKIHALPWTDDKQGSHAVRAAMEFLHMQADAGSGCPLTMTFAAAATLKHCPSLANIWLPLLLSNSYDGSDRPYFEKQGITIGMAMTEKQGGSDVRRNTTFASPINKRENGAAYLLVGHKWFCSAPMSDAFFVLAQTDSGLSCFLLPRWTPEGEKNRFQIQRLKNKLGNHSNASSEIEYRGAFAWLIGEEGAGVKSIIDMVSLTRFDCMVGSSALMRSALSHALNFTTQRHVFKSVLSKTPLMKNVLADLALESEAATALSFRVAHALDKQDIPTEKTFIRFATAVGKYWICKRAPHFIYEAMECIGGIGYIEDNYLPRLYREAPVNAIWEGSGNIQCLDLMRAIMKQPQDLDNLLTLLKGASGRYDNFDLFLSEFIDNKELITQKEGQLRSVIDKLAKLLIANTLIIYGEPKVAEIYCMEKLTSSCSNSIGTLSESVDFDFLIERALLI
- the pheA gene encoding prephenate dehydratase → MTETTYSLDDIRLRLNELDDELLSLLSERRKMSLEVAKSKVQTAKPVRDAVREQQLLVKLINAGKDKYELDAEYITKLFHTIIEDSVLLQQSYLQNLANPETCRKPLARVAFLGDKGSYSHLASQEYFSRKNTDLIELNCQHFREIIKTVESGHADYGVLPIENTSSGSINEVYDQLQHTTLYIVGELTLPIEHCLVATSETNIEAITTLYSHPQPYQQCSEFISHLDDVKMVSCASTVDAMNKVKELNSTDTAAIGNASTAKLYGLQPIKGNIANQTENHTRFIVVARKPVEVSSQIPAKTTLIMSTSQQAGSLVSTLLVLQKFGINMTKLESRPIMGNPWEEMFYVDLEAHLNDENMQQALAELTKLTTHIKVLGCYPSENVKPTQVRL
- a CDS encoding permease → MFDQTSVYNTLNMFAFLAIELSILFLVISYIVGILQEYIPPAKIQNILSSKNGKGYIVAGFLGAITPFCSCSTIPFLKGLIRAQAGFGTMMVFLFASPLLNPIIIGLFTVTFGWKVALFYFVMAMSVSVLAGYLLEKLGFEKHIKAEAYLEPKTAPKCCGSKPKPVNKWSKIWKSTWTDFKKVLPYLFGGIAIGSMIYGFMPAEFVAKFASSDNPFAIPVAAVIGIPLYIRAEAVIPLSAALAAKGMGLGAVMALIIGSAGASLTEVVLLKSIFKNQIIMAFLFIVIAMAISAGYLYSLVF
- a CDS encoding class I SAM-dependent methyltransferase, with amino-acid sequence MKLNTFEKFIVNNPVRFWVQNHIEMPRLMSMFARPPQTPSSVLEIGCGFGNGVELIRRHLNPAHITAVDFDDEMVYATQKRFKGSDEILIQQADAEQLPFEDEQFDMVFEFAVFHHIPNWQQAVVEVNRVLKPRGYFVIEDLYRKAICNPLANVFFEHPQTNRFDHQELKAQLLHSGFEIIEDKQLYNFSGRILARKVG